One Fusarium poae strain DAOMC 252244 chromosome 4, whole genome shotgun sequence DNA window includes the following coding sequences:
- a CDS encoding hypothetical protein (BUSCO:28302at5125): MQRFGVVGQCRFAARRLTQPRYVAAVTTTAPRASCLSQKTFHTSHTALSKPKGSLGVNPNNFEKPTDLARKVFSEFAFAFDIDGVLYQGRNRVEGADKVIKMLRSNGIRYVFLTNGGCVPEGKKEESLQERLQIPKHEDAIKGRMILSHTPMSGWSEDIKNDGTILITGSHPEKARQIALDYGFKRVITPADILAECGDVFPFEHIKGGINGKPVPLPDGKRIPLLKDPYSTNIPANALKIDHIFIWNDPRDWSLDIQLIHDLLISHQGYLGTVSNLNGNENLPNNGWQQDGQPGLWISNLDLLWKTNYPVNRFGTGAFMEALKGIWSTTTNGKELQYSALGKPSSHTYKYAHERLLQYYHDMACNRGRSPGHDTSKCHPLRRVYMIGDNPESDIRGASEFEAEDGTEWVPILVRTGVWRQTSTEKEPRYKPAVIVDDVVDALVWALNNEGIKADREWVLSSLSHTKGYVKLPPLEDGVHNGDLEVGAKYPSELEATEAKL, encoded by the exons ATGCAACGTTTCGGTGTCGTCGGCCAATGCCGATTCGCTGCACGTCGGTTGACGCAGCCTCGGTATGTCGCGGCGGTAACAACGACGGCCCCGAGGGCTTCGTGTCTGTCGCAAAAGACATTTCATACATCTCATACTGCTCTATCGAAGCCAAAGGGATCATTGGGCGTCAACCCGAATAACTTTGAAAAGCCCACGGATCTGGCACGCAAGGTATTCTCCGAGTTCGCTTTTGCATTCGA TATCGATGGCGTCTTGTATCAGGGTCGTAACAGGGTGGAGGGAGCCGACAAGGTCATCAAAATGCTCAGAAGCAATGGCATCAGATACGTCTTCTTAACAAACGGTGGCTGCGTTCCCGAGGGTAAGAAAGAGGAGAGTTTGCAGGAGCGACTTCAGATCCCCAAGCATGAGGACGCTATAAAAGGAAGAATGATTCTTTCGCACACGCCAATGAGTGGTTGGAGTGAAGACATAAAGAACGATGGCACGATTCTGATTACAGGTTCTCATCCTGAGAAAGCCCGACAGATTGCTCTCGA TTATGGCTTCAAGCGCGTTATCACCCCAGCAGACATTCTTGCCGAGTGTGGTGATGTGTTCCCCTTTGAGCATATTAAGGGTGGGATCAATGGCAAACCTGTGCCTCTCCCTGATGGCAAGCGAATCCCTTTGCTCAAAGATCCCTATTCTACAAACATCCCCGCAAATGCCTTGAAAATTGACCATATCTTTATCTGGAACGACCCAAGAGATTGGTCTCTTGATATCCAACTTATCCACGACTTGTTGATCTCTCACCAAGGATACCTTGGCACTGTTTCGAACTTGAATGGCAATGAAAATCTACCCAACAATGGATGGCAGCAAGACGGACAGCCTGGGCTGTGGATATCCAACCTTGATCTGTTGTGGAAGACAAACTACCCCGTAAATCGATTCGGTACAGGCGCTTTCATGGAAGCCCTGAAGGGGATATGGTCCACGACGACCAACGGAAAGGAACTTCAGTACAGCGCTCTTGGCAAACCTTCCAGCCATACCTACAAATATGCTCACGAAAGACTACTGCAATACTACCACGACATGGCGTGTAACCGCGGCCGAAGCCCTGGGCATGATACGTCCAAGTGCCATCCGCTCCGCCGTGTCTACATGATCGGTGACAACCCGGAAAGCGATATCCGGGGAGCTAGCGAGTTCGAGGCAGAGGACGGAACTGAGTGGGTTCCCATCCTGGTGCGAACAGGCGTCTGGAGACAGACCTCGACGGAGAAGGAGCCACGGTACAAGCCGGCCGTCATTGTAGACGATGTGGTAGATGCCCTGGTCTGGGCGCTCAACAACGAGGGAATCAAGGCTGACAGGGAGTGGGTTCTGTCTTCTCTATCGCATACCAAGGGCTACGTTAAGCTGCCGCCGCTGGAAGATGGTGTGCATAATGGCGATCTGGAAGTAGGAGCCAAGTACCCCAGTGAGTTGGAGGCTACTGAAGCGAAGTTGTAG
- a CDS encoding hypothetical protein (TransMembrane:1 (n10-18c23/24o74-93i)~BUSCO:39166at5125): MSNSVATSKALSGVFSSLSTRQCQRCFSSSALQPKQLRPTLPRAPIQSRQPITQRRTKYKTIEQAKSRYSNGPFSWKAGFLFVGTCGLLVWYFEFEKERMQRKRIAEAAKGVGRPKVGGTFELVDQDGKPFTSEMMKGKHSLVYFGFTRCPDICPEELDKMATMLDIVEQKAPDALLPIFITCDPARDTPKALKEYLSEFHDKFVGLTGTYDQIKDLCKKYRVYFSTPQNVKPGQDYLVDHSIYFYLMDPDGDFVEALGRQHSPQQAAALILDHIKDWNDKK, from the exons ATGTCGAACTCGGTCGCGACTTCAAAAGCCCTTAGCGGTGTGTTCTCATCTCTCTCGACACGGCAGTGTCAACGATGTTTCTCTAGCAGCGCTCTCCAGCCTAAGCAGCTCCGGCCGACCCTCCCACGAGCGCCAATTCAGTCGAGACAGCCTATTACTCAGCGCCGAACGAAGTACAAGACGATCGAGCAGGCCAAGAGCCGATACAGCAATGGG CCATTTTCTTGGAAGGCCGGATTTCTTTTTGTCGGTACTTGCGGCCTGTTGGTGTGGTACTTCGAATTTGAGAAGGAGCGCATGCAGCGCAAGAGAATAGCGGAGGCTGCCAAGGGTGTCGGTCGACCAAAGGTTGGAGGAACCTTTGAGTTGGTAGACCAGGATGGAAAGCCTTTCACGAGCGAGATGATGAAGGGCAAACACTCTCTG GTCTACTTCGGCTTTACTCGATGCCCTGATATCTGTCCTGAGGAGCTTGACAAGATGGCAACCATGCTGGATATTGTCGAACAGAAGGCCCCCGACGCACTTCTCCCCATCTTCATCACATGCGATCCTGCCCGCGATACCCCCAAGGCTCTTAAGGAGTACCTCAGCGAATTCCACGACAAGTTCGTCGGCCTTACGGGTACCTACGACCAAATCAAGGATCTCTGCAAGAAGTACCGTGTCTACTTCAGCACACCGCAGAACGTTAAGCCTGGACAGGATTACCTAGTGGACCACAGCATCTACTTTTATCTCATGGATCCGGATGGTGACTTTGTGGAGGCTTTGGGCAGACAACACTCGCCTCAGCAAGCCGCCGCCCTTATTCTTGACCACATCAAGGACTGGAATGACAAGAAGTAA
- a CDS encoding hypothetical protein (BUSCO:41928at5125): MSLFGQAKPSLFGQSQPAQAAAPTQNTGFSFGQSQQQQQGGAFGASIQQPQPQQMPALSQSKAQLSNSLWQPGMETPHQKPILEQMKLVTEKWDPANPNCVFKYYFYNKVDESHVPYYKPQPHEDPREWEEALQNKPAPGFMPVLCSGYAGVADRLKTQKRAVSDFNTRLHQINGSLDAVLQRHELETEVRAVAARRRQTTISERCLALAARVQVLRNRGYALSGDEDDLSSRLQNLEREVQDPAVGAREEELWSRLIVLRGYADQLSKEMDKPSLEEETIDPEREAKAKRVLEDYEKQIQHIRKELEALGTDYADWEKTRNPHSK, from the exons ATGTCGCTCTTCGGACAGGCAAAGCCTTCGCTATTTGGGCAATCTCAGCCTGCTCAGGCTGCTGCTCCAACTCAAAACACAGGATTTAGCTTTGGCCAGtcgcaacaacagcaacaaggaGGCGCATTCGGCGCATCGATccaacaaccacaaccacaacagATGCCGGCTTTATCTCAGTCTAAAGCCCAGCTATCCAACTCTCTATGGCAGCCAGGAATGGAAACACCTC ACCAAAAGCCGATTCTCGAGCAAATGAAGCTCGTCACTGAAAAATGGGATCCTGCGAACCCCAACTGCGTCTTCAAATATTACTTCTACAACAAGGTCGACGAGAGCCACGTTCCTTACTACAAGCCTCAGCCTCATGAGGACCCACGGGAATGGGAGGAAGCTCTGCAGAACAAGCCAGCCCCTGGCTTTATGCCTGTACTGTGCTCCGGATACGCTGGTGTCGCCGACCGCCTCAAGACACAGAAGCGCGCTGTTTCCGATTTCAACACCCGCTTGCATCAGATTAACGGCAGCCTGGATGCTGTTCTTCAACGCCACGAGCTAGAGACCGAGGTACGAGCCGTTGCGGCTCGTAGGCGACAAACAACTATTAGTGAACGATGCTTGGCGCTTGCTGCGCGAGTGCAAGTTCTCCGAAACCGTGGCTATGCTCTGAGCGGCGACGAAGATGATCTTAGCAGTCGACTACAGAACCTGGAGCGGGAGGTCCAGGATCCTGCTGTAGGCGCCAGGGAAGAGGAGCTCTGGAGCCGCCTCATCGTCCTGCGAGGGTATGCTGATCAGCTTAGTAAGGAGATGGATAAGCCAAGCCTGGAGGAGGAGACCATTGATCCAGAGCGAGAAGCTAAAGCGAAGAGG GTACTTGAAGATTATGAGAAGCAGATTCAGCACATCAGGAAGGAGCTCGAGGCTCTAGGAACTGACTATGCAGACTGGGAGAAGACCAGAAACCCACACTCAAAATAG
- a CDS encoding hypothetical protein (BUSCO:25756at5125): MSSSNPRDQKEPVDEELEEDMLAADDAAEEIAADEDIAMDSDNEEILLQNDSIGYFDEPKDSLFTIAQHPQHPSIIAVGGSAGQEDEAPGAGWVFNTASVQSRPPLPASYSSDPAADALKSTQVNSLFSLDGHTDSVNTLTWTLPRGDALISGGLDGRLRAWKATISNDALKMDFLGEAQEVPEVNWLVPCPSATNPNTVALGASDGSVWVYTVDPTDQANPLQIVQSYFLHTGSCTAGAWTPDGLLLATISEDGSLYVWDVWGEATAKNLVGDNGMTAVALTAEDQRFEVEGGLYSLAIDPRGAFIAVGGATGAIKIVSLPRLAPSGPQPQARAGPKGKAAQSSATAGGQILAALHTQSESIESLALVTTPNTPPTTLLAAGSVDGSIVVYDATRRFAVRRHISGAHEEHAIVKLEFIPNSWQLTSCGMDGAVRRWDLRGAGATNPNATATAAEAGLQKEWKGHCGDGEGGGVLGFVQGQTGERIVTAGDDGVALVFEA, translated from the coding sequence ATGTCGTCCTCTAACCCCCGCGATCAAAAAGAGCCTGTCGACGAAGAACTCGAAGAAGACATGCTCGCCGCCGATGATGCCGCCGAGGAAATCGCCGCCGATGAGGATATTGCTATGGATTCCGACAACGAGGAGATCCTGCTCCAAAACGACTCTATTGGTTACTTTGACGAACCCAAGGACTCTCTCTTCACCATCGCTCAACATCCCCAGCACCCCTCCATCATCGCCGTTGGTGGTTCAGCCGGCCAAGAGGATGAAGCTCCCGGTGCAGGATGGGTCTTCAACACCGCCTCCGTCCAGTCGCGACCCCCGCTACCTGCTAGTTACTCGAGCGACCCCGCCGCAGACGCCCTCAAGAGCACACAAGTCAACTCTCTATTCAGCCTCGACGGTCACACAGACTCGGTGAACACACTCACCTGGACTCTTCCCCgtggagatgccctcatcagCGGTGGTCTtgacggaaggctgcgcGCTTGGAAGGCGACTATCTCAAACGATGCGCTCAAGATGGATTTCCTTGGCGAGGCGCAGGAAGTTCCCGAGGTGAACTGGCTTGTGCCTTGCCCTTCTGCCACAAACCCCAACACTGTCGCATTGGGTGCTTCTGATGGCTCCGTCTGGGTCTACACAGTTGACCCTACAGACCAGGCCAACCCTCTCCAGATCGTTCAATCCTACTTCCTTCACACTGGCAGCTGTACTGCTGGTGCTTGGACACCTGACGGTCTTCTTCTGGCCACTATTTCTGAAGATGGTAGCTTATACGTCTGGGATGTTTGGGGTGAGGCCACGGCCAAGAACCTTGTTGGCGACAACGGTATGACTGCTGTGGCATTAACCGCCGAGGATCAACGCTTCGAGGTTGAGGGCGGTCTTTACTCTCTTGCCATTGACCCCAGGGGCGCTTTCATCGCCGTCGGAGGTGCCACTGGTGCCATCAAGATTGTGTCTCTTCCACGACTCGCCCCTAGTGGACCTCAGCCTCAGGCTCGCGCTGGTCCTAAAGGCAAGGCTGCTCAATCAAGTGCCACCGCTGGTGGCCAGATTCTCGCTGCCCTGCACACACAATCCGAAAGCATCGAGTCCCTTGCCCTTGTCACAACTCCTAACACACCACCAACCACCCTCCTCGCAGCTGGCTCTGTCGACGGTTCCATTGTCGTTTACGACGCCACCCGCCGCTTCGCTGTCCGAAGACACATCTCTGGAGCTCACGAGGAGCACGCCATCGTCAAGCTTGAGTTCATCCCCAACTCATGGCAACTCACCAGCTGCGGCATGGACGGTGCCGTGCGTCGCTGGGATCTCCGAGGTGCTGGTGCCACAAACCCCAATGCCACAGCCACAGCTGCCGAGGCCGGTCTGCAGAAAGAGTGGAAGGGTCAttgtggtgatggtgagGGCGGCGGTGTCCTGGGCTTTGTCCAGGGTCAGACTGGAGAAAGGATTGTCACAGCTGGTGACGATGGTGTCGCCTTGGTTTTCGAGGCCTAA
- a CDS encoding hypothetical protein (BUSCO:40082at5125), whose protein sequence is MEQSPNLGQSENSRSETLGNDAKGDAMTQNSSDVQNLSSKSPLHPPTSTEQPNNMGAQTAAKKKGTASAIKKSGKRSNNTGGPRAAKKAKSVQSGSTSGEAPESAGSELEESDHGPYCICRGADDHRWMIFCENCEDWYHGECIDLNKEIGESLIERFICPLCTTDDRKTIYKKTCSLGGCRKPARLTDEEPSAFCTNEHAQTWWERMVAKLPKGKGKGGNNDQLTQEEFMALLGSGLSGFDEDGLWQLAKQPFSGETKAANGSRNAGENDDELHLSEEEKEFLKNAAAARFQLAEETVLCHKMLTLLEYAHGRRQAAINAGRFKEDICGYDQRLDTVSARDPFDAFAKSPEGEAIFKAARLDDPLGEGDEVRGMCDRKRCKIHGGWYKMLSSALKHHIREMATQADEVGEEERVMRQAAKERWNRKQSENNWVEVLDV, encoded by the exons ATGGAACAATCACCAAACTTAGGACAAAGCGAGAATTCTCGCTCAGAAACTTTGGGCAATGACGCGAAAGGCGATGCCATGACACAAAACTCATCAGACGTTCAAAATCTCTCCTCCAAATCTCCTCTGCATCCTCCAACCTCTACCGAACAACCAAACAACATGGGGGCCCAAACAGcagcaaagaagaaaggcACTGCTTCAGCCATTAAGAAGTCTGGCAAGCGCTCTAATAATACTGGCGGGCCAAGAGCGGCAAAAAAGGCCAAATCTGTGCAGTCTGGTTCAACTTCAGGAGAGGCCCCTGAATCAGCAGGATCCGAATTGGAAGAGTCTGACCATGGACCGTATTGCATTTGCCGTGGTGCAGACGATCACCGATGGATGATATTTTGCGAAAACTGCGAAGATTGGTATCATGGAGAATGTATCGACTTGAACAAAGAGATTGGCGAGTCGCTGATTGAAAGGTTCATCTGCCCACTTTGCACAACTGATGACCGCAAAACCATATACAAAAAGACCTGCTCGCTGGGCGGCTGTCGAAAACCTGCCCGCTTGACCGATGAGGAGCCAAGCGCCTTCTGTACCAACGAACATGCGCAAACATGGTGGGAGCGCATGGTAGCCAAATTACCTAAGGGGAAGGGAAAGGGGGGCAACAACGACCAGCTTACTCAGGAGGAGTTCATGGCACTTTTGGGGAGCGGGCTTTCAGGTTTCGACGAGGATGGCCTTTGGCAATTGGCCAAGCAACCATTCTCAGGTGAAACAAAGGCCGCCAACGGAAGTAGAAACG CAGGAGAAAACGACGACGAGTTGCATCTCTCtgaagaggagaaggaatTTCTCAAAAACGCCGCTGCAGCGCGATTTCAGCTGGCAGAGGAGACCGTTCTATGCCACAAGATGCTGACTCTCCTCGAGTACGCTCACGGGCGTCGCCAGGCAGCGATCAATGCAGGCCGATTCAAAGAAGATATTTGCGGCTACGATCAACGTCTCGATACTGTCAGTGCACGGGACCCGTTCGATGCTTTCGCCAAGTCACCAGAGGGCGAGGCCATCTTCAAAGCAGCTCGCCTTGACGACCCCTTGGGAGAAGGTGACGAAGTGCGGGGCATGTGCGATCGCAAACGCTGCAAGATTCACGGCGGATGGTATAAAATGCTCTCGTCGGCTCTCAAGCATCATATTCGTGAGATGGCGACGCAAGCCGATGAGGTTGGAGAGGAGGAGAGAGTAATGCGCCAGGCTGCAAAAGAACGCTGGAACAGAAAACAGTCGGAGAACAACTGGGTTGAGGTGTTGGATGTTTGA
- a CDS encoding hypothetical protein (BUSCO:50349at5125), which yields MSTRRPQFSQQVLIDTTPLPSDIPAVKEVGASSAPLLSASFFIGARCRDYNDDYMQCKNDNPGRGEFECLKEGRRVTRCASSVIKDINTHCLAEFRKHWECLEDRNHQLWQCRPAEWKLNKCVYNNLKLEKKIPDQPTNSTPVHLRPKQILADVRIGPGDGKPFVPGQEDAQQ from the exons ATGTCTACCCGAAGGCCCCA ATTCTCTCAGCAGGTGCTTATCGACACCACTCCGTTGCCCTCGGATATTCCTGCTGTCAAGGAGGTTGGTGCCAGCTCTGCGCCTCTTCTTTCGGCCTCCTTCTTCATCGGCGCCCGATGCCGCGACTACAACGATGATTACATGCAATGCAAGAACGACAACCCTGGCCGAGGAGAGTTTGAGTGCTTGAAGGAGGGCCGACGAGTTACCCGATGTGCCTCCAGCGT CATCAAGGACATCAACACCCACTGTCTGGCCGAGTTCCGCAAGcactgggaatgccttgaaGACCGGAACCACCAGCTATGGCAGTGCCGCCCTGCTGAGTGGAAGCTCAACAAGTGCGTTTACAACAACTTG AaacttgagaagaagattcCTGACCAGCCCACCAATTCGACCCCCGTTCACCTCCGACCAAAGCAGATCCTTGCCGACGTGCGCATCGGCCCTGGTGATGGTAAGCCCTTTGTTCCGGGGCAGGAGGATGCGCAGCAATAG
- a CDS encoding hypothetical protein (BUSCO:10380at5125) encodes MSAEPSPAINGSSAQQQQQQQPQPPPLRSALKSEEDIERPLPPSGSLKAVQIAESEPEIQTLEDDSQPTKQFHTNLRRRLSGKPPPSQLPNSSSRSSLSDNPSTSRAPEEPAPTSNPSSHHHHSHRRQYYSEKLLAQVGDWLEHERAKAHARKSKKTSRRRKSKSPNKEDQSKSTGETEPASSSAQGPEQSNNGRPRSDSVDSNSSDTSFDRLQRILEESLAHMGLNSVPHMTPKMSRPKQRKVPSRSSLLGPSSDTEYADGDAIVPSCDAWLDNTKTMSYAGGNADAEDQVVNDTDVKADKEKECWLSFKNEIIRIAHTLRLKGWRRIPLGGGDIISVVRLSGALTNAVYVVTPPKEVDEADGRRKPSKVLLRIYGPQVEHLIDRDNELSVLQRLARKKIGPRLLGTFQNGRFEQYFESITLTPMDLRDPDTSRSIAKRMRELHDGIDLLPHEREGGPATWKSWDQWLDNVERIATYLDKEYEKHDENQRGQQDSVAHAWKSRGYVCGTTWPEFRNMMTKYRVHLNSFYKGGQREVNDSLVFAHSDTQYGNILRIRPDDEKSPLLQAANKHKQLIVIDFEYAGPNTRGLEFANHFNEWTYNYHDAAASWACDVRRYPTPDEQRRFIKAYVDHRPRFQGSNSTPRLAPVDSNASSGISTPLATPGNPAASSSSSIVEFMLDARVPPGGWSAAERANDEQRDQRVRDLLEETRQWRPANHAHWIAWGLVQAKIPGLDESIKEEDLLSPDEFDYLSYAQDRTMFFWGDCVRMGLVKLEQLPPKLQQQVKTVEY; translated from the exons ATGTCTGCTGAGCCGAGCCCCGCGATAAACGGCTCGTCtgctcagcaacagcaacagcagcagcctcaacCTCCCCCGTTACGTTCAGCCCTCAAGAGTGAAGAGGACATTGAACGCCCACTTCCTCCAAGCGGCTCCCTCAAAG CAGTTCAGATTGCAGAATCCGAGCCTGAGATCCAGACACTCGAGGATGACTCTCAACCTACAAAGCAATTCCATACCAACCTTCGACGACGCCTAAGCGGCAAGCCTCCACCTTCTCAACTTCCAAACAGCTCTTCTAGGTCCTCCTTGAGCGACAACCCTTCCACCAGTCGTGCGCCCGAAGAACCTGCCCCGACCTCGAACCCCTCTTCGCACCACCATCACAGTCACCGCCGCCAGTATTATAGTGAGAAATTACTCGCCCAAGTGGGAGATTGGTTGGAGCATGAGCGTGCCAAAGCACATGCCAGGAAATCAAAGAAGACGAGCCGCCGTCGCAAATCCAAGTCGCCCAACAAGGAGGATCAGTCCAAGAGCACCGGAGAAACTGAGCCCGCATCCTCATCCGCGCAAGGACCTGAACAGAGCAACAATGGGCGCCCCCGCTCTGATTCTGTCGACTCCAACTCCAGTGATACCTCTTTTGATAGACTCCAGCGGATTCTGGAAGAGTCTTTAGCTCACATGGGTCTCAATTCGGTGCCTCACATGACCCCTAAGATGTCCCGACCAAAGCAGCGAAAGGTtccttctcgttcttctctGCTTGGCCCTTCTTCCGATACCGAATATGCCGATGGTGATGCAATTGTACCCAGCTGTGATGCTTGGCTTGATAACACCAAGACAATGAGCTACGCGGGTGGCAATGCAGATGCTGAAGATCAGGTCGTCAACGATACTGATGTCAAGGCCGACAAAGAGAAAGAGTGTTGGCTCAGTTTCAAGAACGAAATCATTCGCATCGCCCACACATTGAGACTTAAAGGATGGAGGCGTATTCCCCTGGGTGGTGGTGACATAATTTCCGTTGTGAGGTTGAGCGGCGCCCTGACCAATGCTGTCTACGTCGTCACGCCCCCTAAAGAAGTCGATGAGGCCGACGGCAGGCGAAAGCCCTCTAAAGTTCTCCTACGTATCTATGGACCTCAGGTCGAGCACCTCATTGATCGAGACAACGAACTCTCTGTTTTACAAAGGTTGGCACGCAAGAAAATTGGACCCAGATTGCTCGGCACTTTCCAGAATGGACGATTCGAGCAGTACTTTGAATCTATCACACTGACCCCGATGGACCTTCGAGACCCGGACACGTCTCGCTCCATTGCAAAGCGAATGCGGGAGCTTCATGACGGTATTGATCTACTTCCCCATGAGAGAGAAGGCGGCCCTGCCACATGGAAAAGCTGGGATCAATGGTTGGACAATGTGGAGCGTATCGCCACCTATCTCGACAAAGAGTATGAAAAGCACGATGAGAATCAGCGCGGTCAACAGGACTCTGTTGCGCATGCTTGGAAGTCGCGAGGTTATGTGTGTGGAACCACCTGGCCTGAATTCAGGAACATGATGACGAAATACCGGGTTCACCTCAACAGCTTCTACAAGGGAGGTCAACGAGAGGTCAACGACAGCCTCGTCTTCGCGCACAGCGAT ACTCAATATGGAAACATTCTTCGCATTCGCCCTGATGACGAAAAGTCACCACTTCTTCAGGCTGCTAATAAACACAAGCAGCTCATCGTCATTGACTTTGAATATGCGGGACCCAACACTCGTGGTCTTGAATTTGCCAACCACTTCAACGAGTGGACATACAATTACCACGATGCTGCGGCGTCCTGGGCGTGCGACGTGCGACGATATCCCACACCTGATGAACAGCGTCGTTTCATTAAGGCTTACGTCGATCACCGTCCCCGGTTCCAAGGCAGTAACTCGACACCCCGACTGGCCCCTGTTGATAGTAACGCATCCAGTGGCATTTCGACGCCACTTGCGACACCTGGAAACCCTGCTGCAAGCAGCTCAAGCTCCATTGTCGAGTTTATGCTTGATGCGCGAGTGCCTCCAGGAGGCTGGAGTGCTGCGGAACGAGCCAACGACGAACAGAGAGACCAACGCGTGCGAGATTTGTTGGAGGAGACTCGACAGTGGCGCCCCGCCAATCATGCCCACTGGATTGCGTGGGGCCTTGTCCAAGCCAAGATCCCAGGTCTTGATGAGTCtatcaaagaagaagacctgcTGAGCCCGGACGAGTTCGATTATCTGAGCTATGCACAAGACCGTACCATGTTCTTCTGGGGCGATTGTGTGCGCATGGGACTTGTCAAACTGGAACAGCTGCCACCTAAGCTGCAGCAGCAGGTTAAGACCGTCGAATACTAG